One Streptomyces sp. P9-A2 DNA window includes the following coding sequences:
- a CDS encoding serine hydrolase domain-containing protein codes for MSLKSLASIENWPVPTAAAGAVRADGTVLDTHGPTGHRFPLASVTKPLAAYAALVAYEEGAIELDEPAGPEGSTVRHLLAHTSGLAFDEHRVTSAPGERRLYSNAGFEQLGDHITKATEIPFAEYLRQAVLEPLGMTSTSLDGTGSPAKDGTSTVDDLLRFAAEVQAPRLLDPRTVAEAMTVQYRGTKGVLPGYGHQNPNDWGLGFEIRDSKTPHWTGGSSSPRTFGHFGQSGTFLWIDPAAGVACAALADRAFGPWAVEAWPPFTDAVLAELRG; via the coding sequence ATGTCGCTCAAGAGCCTCGCGTCGATCGAGAACTGGCCGGTTCCCACCGCGGCGGCGGGAGCCGTCCGGGCGGACGGCACCGTCCTGGACACCCACGGCCCCACCGGCCACCGCTTCCCGCTCGCCTCGGTCACCAAGCCGCTCGCGGCGTACGCGGCGCTCGTGGCGTACGAGGAGGGCGCGATCGAGCTGGACGAGCCGGCCGGCCCCGAGGGCTCGACGGTCCGCCACCTCCTCGCCCACACCTCCGGCCTCGCCTTCGACGAGCACCGGGTGACCTCCGCCCCCGGTGAGCGCCGCCTGTACTCCAACGCCGGGTTCGAGCAGCTCGGCGACCACATCACGAAGGCGACGGAGATCCCGTTCGCCGAGTACCTGCGGCAGGCGGTGCTGGAACCGCTGGGGATGACGTCGACGTCCCTCGACGGCACCGGCTCCCCGGCGAAGGACGGCACGTCCACGGTGGACGACCTGCTGCGCTTCGCCGCCGAGGTGCAGGCCCCGCGCCTGCTGGACCCGCGGACCGTCGCCGAGGCGATGACGGTCCAGTACCGGGGAACGAAGGGCGTCCTGCCGGGCTACGGCCACCAGAACCCCAACGACTGGGGCCTCGGCTTCGAGATCCGCGACTCCAAGACCCCGCACTGGACGGGCGGCTCCTCCTCGCCCCGTACCTTCGGCCACTTCGGCCAGTCGGGCACGTTCCTGTGGATCGACCCGGCGGCGGGCGTCGCCTGCGCGGCCCTGGCCGACCGCGCCTTCGGCCCCTGGGCGGTCGAGGCCTGGCCGCCGTTCACCGACGCGGTGCTGGCGGAGCTGCGGGGCTGA
- a CDS encoding alpha/beta hydrolase → MTSFDTTPQLNVWRALLALAVVFVMLATTGWTALRQQRDKAPLPASLLAWEKGHIGGHRLPAPETAPAELARFFASLTKAQRTGLAHRFPLAVGNMNGAPAALRYRANRIALGQAREIERERMRDKRLTPAGQHQAGRRMNRFTALMSPDRQILAFDPSGPGRVAEVFGDLRGAERVSVVVPGVDTDLLTFQRTRRRYAAPVGMARSLYAAEHAAAPSTRTAVIAWADYTAPSGLGMESAMAARAESGAARLGALLRALPGEARVSLFCHSYGSVVCGLAAPTLPGRVTDIAVAGSPGMRAESVTDLRTHARVWAMRDADDWIQDVPYLEVGGLGHGADPVSPAFGARVLSAREARGHSGYFVPGTDSLRNFAEIGVGAYRAVDCAQENGVCRTGLSDAAASGRA, encoded by the coding sequence GTGACTTCCTTCGACACCACCCCGCAACTGAACGTGTGGCGTGCGCTCCTCGCACTGGCCGTCGTCTTCGTGATGCTGGCGACCACCGGCTGGACGGCACTGCGCCAACAGCGGGACAAGGCACCTCTCCCGGCCTCGCTCCTCGCCTGGGAGAAGGGGCACATAGGAGGCCACCGGCTGCCCGCCCCCGAGACCGCGCCCGCCGAACTGGCCCGGTTCTTCGCCTCCCTCACCAAGGCTCAGCGGACGGGCCTCGCCCACCGGTTCCCCCTCGCGGTCGGCAACATGAACGGGGCCCCGGCCGCGCTGCGCTACCGCGCCAACCGCATCGCGCTGGGGCAGGCCCGTGAGATCGAGCGGGAACGGATGCGCGACAAACGACTCACGCCCGCCGGACAGCATCAGGCGGGCCGCCGGATGAACCGCTTCACGGCCCTGATGAGCCCGGACCGCCAGATCCTCGCCTTCGACCCGTCGGGCCCCGGCCGGGTCGCCGAGGTGTTCGGCGACCTGCGCGGGGCCGAGCGGGTCTCGGTCGTCGTCCCCGGCGTCGACACCGACCTCCTCACCTTCCAGCGCACCCGACGCCGCTACGCGGCGCCCGTCGGCATGGCCCGGTCGCTCTACGCGGCCGAGCACGCGGCGGCCCCCTCGACCCGTACCGCCGTGATCGCCTGGGCCGACTACACCGCGCCCAGCGGGCTCGGCATGGAGTCGGCGATGGCGGCGCGCGCCGAGAGCGGCGCGGCACGCCTCGGCGCGCTGCTGCGCGCCCTGCCCGGCGAGGCCCGCGTCTCCCTGTTCTGCCACAGCTACGGCTCCGTGGTGTGCGGGCTCGCCGCGCCCACGCTGCCTGGCCGGGTGACCGACATAGCGGTGGCCGGCAGCCCCGGCATGCGGGCCGAGTCGGTCACCGACCTGCGTACCCACGCGCGGGTGTGGGCGATGCGGGACGCCGACGACTGGATCCAGGACGTGCCCTACCTGGAGGTCGGCGGACTGGGGCACGGGGCCGACCCGGTGTCCCCGGCCTTCGGGGCACGCGTGCTGTCGGCGCGTGAGGCCCGAGGACACAGCGGGTACTTCGTGCCGGGCACCGACAGTCTGCGCAACTTCGCCGAGATCGGTGTTGGCGCATACCGCGCGGTGGACTGCGCACAGGAGAACGGCGTATGCCGGACGGGTTTGTCCGACGCCGCCGCATCGGGACGCGCGTAG
- a CDS encoding MFS transporter, whose amino-acid sequence MTSQTTIDATGPGDKAPPDTPSDAARGRGLRGHPWLTLFTVAVGVMMVALDGTIVAIANPAIASDLGATFADVQWITNAYFLALAVSLITAGKLGDRFGHRQTFLIGVVGFAAASGAIGLSDSIAAVIVFRVVQGLFGALLMPAALGLLRATFPAEKLNMAIGIWGMVIGASTAGGPILGGVLVEHVSWQSVFWINVPVGVVALALGVWILLDHRAENRPHSFDVPGIALLSGAMFCLVWALIKAPAWGWGDLKTWGFIAVSVVLFVAFAFWEKRVKEPLLPLAMFRSVPLSAGVVLMVLMAISFMGGLFFVTFYLQNVHGLSPVDAGLHLLPLTGMMIVGSPLAGVVITKAGPRIPLAGGMAFTALAMFGISTLQKDTGSAVMSLWFALLGLGLAPVMVGATEVIVGNAPLELSGVAGGLQQSAMQVGGSLGTAVLGAVMASKVDSDLADNWADAGLQPLTPEQAAQAAEAVQVGVPPVSEQMPPDMVATVTDVAHETFISGMSTASLVATGVAVVAVGVAFLTKRGENAEAGAGVGHI is encoded by the coding sequence ATGACTAGTCAGACCACCATCGACGCGACGGGACCCGGGGACAAGGCACCTCCGGACACCCCGTCGGACGCGGCACGCGGCAGAGGGCTGCGCGGACATCCCTGGCTCACCCTCTTCACCGTCGCCGTCGGCGTCATGATGGTGGCCCTCGACGGCACCATCGTCGCCATCGCCAACCCCGCCATCGCCAGCGACCTCGGCGCCACTTTCGCCGACGTCCAGTGGATCACCAACGCGTACTTCCTCGCCCTCGCGGTCTCCCTGATCACCGCGGGCAAGCTCGGCGACCGGTTCGGCCACCGGCAGACCTTCCTCATCGGCGTCGTCGGCTTCGCCGCCGCCTCGGGCGCGATCGGCCTGTCCGACAGCATCGCGGCGGTCATCGTCTTCCGTGTCGTACAGGGGCTGTTCGGCGCGCTGCTGATGCCGGCCGCGCTGGGCCTGCTGCGCGCGACCTTCCCGGCCGAGAAGCTCAACATGGCCATAGGCATCTGGGGCATGGTCATCGGTGCCTCCACCGCCGGCGGCCCGATCCTCGGCGGTGTCCTCGTCGAACACGTCAGCTGGCAGTCGGTCTTCTGGATCAACGTCCCGGTCGGCGTCGTCGCGCTCGCCCTCGGCGTGTGGATCCTGCTCGACCACCGCGCGGAGAACCGCCCGCACTCCTTCGACGTGCCCGGCATCGCCCTGCTGTCCGGTGCGATGTTCTGCCTCGTCTGGGCGCTGATCAAGGCCCCCGCGTGGGGCTGGGGAGACCTGAAGACCTGGGGGTTCATCGCCGTCTCGGTGGTGCTCTTCGTGGCCTTCGCGTTCTGGGAGAAGCGGGTCAAGGAGCCGCTTCTCCCGCTGGCGATGTTCCGCTCCGTCCCGCTGTCCGCGGGTGTGGTGCTGATGGTCCTCATGGCCATCTCCTTCATGGGCGGCCTGTTCTTCGTCACCTTCTACCTGCAGAACGTGCACGGTCTGAGCCCGGTCGACGCCGGTCTGCACCTGCTGCCGCTCACCGGCATGATGATCGTCGGCTCCCCGCTGGCCGGCGTGGTGATCACCAAGGCCGGTCCGCGCATCCCGCTGGCCGGCGGCATGGCCTTCACCGCGCTCGCCATGTTCGGTATCTCCACGCTCCAGAAGGACACCGGCAGCGCCGTGATGTCGCTCTGGTTCGCCCTGCTGGGCCTCGGCCTGGCGCCCGTCATGGTCGGCGCCACCGAAGTCATCGTGGGCAACGCGCCGCTGGAGCTCTCCGGCGTCGCCGGCGGTCTCCAGCAGTCGGCCATGCAGGTCGGCGGCAGCCTCGGTACGGCCGTGCTGGGCGCGGTGATGGCCTCCAAGGTCGACAGCGACCTCGCGGACAACTGGGCGGACGCGGGGCTCCAGCCGCTCACCCCGGAACAGGCCGCGCAGGCCGCCGAGGCCGTCCAGGTGGGTGTGCCCCCGGTGAGCGAGCAGATGCCCCCGGACATGGTCGCGACGGTCACCGACGTGGCCCACGAGACCTTCATCTCCGGCATGAGCACGGCTTCCCTGGTCGCCACCGGAGTCGCCGTCGTGGCGGTGGGCGTCGCCTTCCTCACCAAGCGCGGTGAGAACGCGGAGGCCGGCGCGGGCGTCGGACACATCTGA
- a CDS encoding GNAT family N-acetyltransferase encodes MPAMTRVRVRRAVPGDAEEVLRLRQVMIDSLARSSPATDWHADALPVLRAKLAEPDGPFVAFVVDRPERGGLSALVAGTIEYRIGGAHDPHGTDGYVFSVATDPDARRRGHARACMEALLDWFRERGARRVRLTASAQAEPLYASMGFTRRPDPLLELRL; translated from the coding sequence ATGCCGGCCATGACTCGTGTGCGTGTACGCCGTGCGGTGCCCGGGGACGCGGAGGAAGTACTGCGCCTGCGCCAGGTGATGATCGACTCGCTGGCCCGTTCCTCCCCCGCCACGGACTGGCACGCCGACGCCCTGCCGGTGCTGCGCGCGAAGCTCGCCGAGCCGGACGGCCCGTTCGTGGCGTTCGTCGTGGACCGTCCGGAGCGGGGCGGGCTGTCGGCGCTGGTGGCCGGCACGATCGAGTACCGCATCGGCGGCGCGCACGACCCGCACGGCACCGACGGCTACGTCTTCAGCGTCGCCACCGACCCGGACGCCCGCCGCCGGGGCCACGCGCGGGCCTGCATGGAGGCGCTGCTGGATTGGTTCCGTGAGCGCGGCGCCCGCCGCGTCCGCCTCACCGCGTCCGCACAGGCCGAGCCGCTGTACGCCTCGATGGGCTTCACCCGCAGGCCGGACCCGTTGCTCGAGCTGCGGCTGTGA
- a CDS encoding DUF4429 domain-containing protein encodes MGDVLAGFHAAWEFTSDSVLIRYERGIRTPKLFQALEERLIPLEAVAGVTLTPGRRDTVVLRIEPRPGADPLMEAAAGQLKDSCDPYRLVLPAERETLAEYYADELLALLTESGPAERHLVSAPKTPLHFKAYDGRASFDGKAVSFRWSWTGASSAKWKAGDQRFPVEELRGVEWRSPEVFEGHLRLLHHDEPAQSPHADQDPAAVVFGLGYGPVHESLPFAAAVLAAARTTAPVPVAAASAVRRDPADIADRIRHLGELHQAGLVTDEEFSVKKAELLAEL; translated from the coding sequence ATGGGTGACGTACTGGCCGGATTTCACGCTGCCTGGGAGTTCACGTCCGACTCCGTGCTCATCCGGTACGAAAGGGGGATCAGAACACCCAAGTTGTTTCAGGCACTCGAGGAACGGCTCATCCCCCTGGAGGCCGTCGCCGGAGTGACGCTGACCCCCGGAAGACGCGACACCGTCGTGCTGCGCATCGAGCCGCGGCCCGGCGCCGACCCGTTGATGGAGGCGGCGGCCGGGCAGCTGAAGGACAGCTGCGACCCCTACCGGCTCGTGCTGCCCGCCGAACGCGAGACGCTCGCCGAGTACTACGCCGACGAACTCCTCGCCCTGCTCACCGAGTCGGGCCCCGCCGAGCGCCACCTGGTGTCCGCCCCGAAAACACCGCTGCACTTCAAGGCGTACGACGGCAGGGCCTCCTTCGACGGAAAGGCGGTCTCCTTCCGCTGGTCCTGGACGGGGGCCTCGTCCGCGAAGTGGAAGGCCGGCGACCAGCGCTTCCCCGTCGAGGAGTTGCGCGGCGTGGAGTGGCGCTCCCCGGAGGTCTTCGAAGGGCATCTGCGGCTGCTGCACCACGACGAGCCCGCCCAGTCACCGCACGCCGACCAGGATCCGGCGGCCGTGGTGTTCGGGCTGGGCTACGGACCCGTGCACGAGTCGCTGCCGTTCGCGGCGGCCGTACTGGCGGCGGCGCGGACGACCGCGCCGGTGCCCGTGGCGGCCGCGTCCGCCGTACGCCGCGACCCCGCGGACATCGCCGACCGCATACGCCACCTCGGGGAACTGCACCAGGCGGGACTGGTGACGGACGAGGAATTCTCCGTGAAGAAGGCGGAGTTGCTGGCGGAGTTGTAG
- a CDS encoding TetR family transcriptional regulator, which yields METVGTVVGAVPAPGLRERRKRLTRDALVRSSLELFATRGYEGTTVDDIAAAVHVSQRTFFRYFASKEEVAFYVPRLAESLVVDAVRGRPPGEPPLDVLRGALRESWDGINEVVEQVVPLELHLRVYRVIESTPALLAAHLRRSSELEERLARVIAGREGVDLDTDPRPRILVAAVCGVVRVAERSWSAGDFGLAALRELVMAHLDQLRPALAGPWSDARRTSG from the coding sequence ATGGAGACGGTCGGGACCGTCGTCGGCGCGGTGCCGGCGCCGGGTCTGCGGGAACGCAGGAAGCGGCTCACCCGCGACGCGCTGGTCCGGTCCTCCCTGGAGCTGTTCGCGACCCGCGGCTACGAGGGGACGACGGTCGACGACATCGCGGCGGCCGTCCACGTCTCGCAGCGCACCTTCTTCCGCTACTTCGCCAGCAAGGAGGAGGTCGCGTTCTACGTCCCGCGCCTCGCGGAGTCCCTCGTCGTCGACGCCGTACGGGGGCGCCCTCCGGGCGAGCCGCCGCTGGACGTGCTGCGCGGGGCCCTGCGGGAGAGCTGGGACGGCATCAACGAGGTCGTCGAGCAGGTCGTGCCGCTGGAGCTGCACCTGCGGGTGTACCGGGTGATCGAGTCGACGCCCGCGCTGCTCGCCGCGCATCTGCGGCGCTCCAGTGAACTGGAGGAGCGGCTGGCCCGCGTGATCGCCGGCCGTGAGGGCGTCGACCTGGACACCGACCCCCGGCCGCGCATCCTGGTGGCCGCGGTCTGCGGCGTGGTCCGGGTGGCGGAACGGTCCTGGTCCGCCGGGGACTTTGGCCTCGCCGCCCTGCGCGAGCTGGTGATGGCCCACCTGGACCAGTTGAGGCCCGCCCTGGCGGGACCCTGGAGCGACGCCCGACGCACCTCCGGGTGA
- a CDS encoding MerR family transcriptional regulator — protein MTVTETTGETTGARTDTCAGPPQGDRRPDGADRYTISEVAALTGLSAHTLRWYERIGLMPHIDRSHTGQRRYSNRDLDWLALVGKLRLTGMPVADMVRYAEMVREGDHTYADRFELIKATRENVVTRIAELQDTLALLDRKINFYADAGRALASERSR, from the coding sequence ATGACGGTGACGGAGACCACGGGTGAGACCACGGGTGCCAGGACCGACACCTGCGCCGGGCCGCCGCAGGGCGACCGGCGGCCGGACGGCGCGGACAGATACACGATCAGCGAGGTGGCCGCCCTCACCGGGCTGAGCGCACACACCCTGCGCTGGTACGAGCGCATCGGGCTGATGCCGCACATCGACCGGTCGCACACCGGCCAGCGCCGCTACAGCAACCGCGACCTCGACTGGCTCGCCCTCGTCGGCAAGCTCCGCCTGACCGGGATGCCGGTCGCGGACATGGTCCGGTACGCGGAGATGGTGCGGGAGGGCGACCACACCTACGCCGACCGTTTCGAGCTCATCAAGGCGACCCGCGAGAACGTGGTGACCCGGATCGCGGAGCTCCAGGACACCCTCGCCCTGCTCGACCGGAAGATCAACTTCTACGCGGACGCCGGGCGCGCCCTGGCGTCGGAGAGGTCGCGTTGA